The following coding sequences lie in one Miscanthus floridulus cultivar M001 chromosome 9, ASM1932011v1, whole genome shotgun sequence genomic window:
- the LOC136479980 gene encoding uncharacterized protein, translated as MTHTEMMAELMAARCESARAMELMAHAVAGFACGGHGGNSGNGGGARRPEGPSSYQDFLKTHPPTFTPIDEPLVAEHWPRILEQKFLLLNMADVQKEFAIAFREFYIPASVINRKLIEFLELRQGSMTVIDYANKLNHLSQYAGIHVDTDEKKKDRFFRGLSYILQEKLYTTNYQTFRAMMNVAIAMEGLQRDFQAQWKRKRVATGSSSHPHTQTV; from the exons ATGACCCACACTGAGATGATGGCAGAACTGATGGCTGCTCGCtgtgagtcagcccgtgccatggagttAATGGCACATGCTGTCGCGGGCTTCGCCTGCGGAGGCCATGGGGGCAAcagtgggaacgggggtggtgcccgccgtCCTGAGGGCCCCTCctcttaccaggatttcctcaagactcacccacccactttCACACCAATAGATGAGCCCCTGGTTGCGGAGCACTGGCCTcgcattctggagcagaagtttttgTTGCTCAACATGGCCGATgtgcagaag GAGTTCGCCATAGCATttagagagttctatattcctgctagtgtcatcaaccggaagctgattgagttcctagagctgcgacaggggagtatgacagtgatAGACTATGCGAATAAGTTGAATCACTTGTCCCAatatgctggcattcatgtggacactgacgagaagaagaaagaccGCTTCTTTCGTGGCCTCTCTTATATCCTTCAGGAAAAGTTGTACACTACGAACTATCAGACTTTCAGGGCAATGATGAACGttgccattgccatggagggcttgcagcgggATTTCCAGGCACAGTGGAAGAGGAAGCGAGTGGCCacggggtcttctagccaccctcatactcagacgGTGTAG